From Sporosarcina sp. 6E9, a single genomic window includes:
- a CDS encoding replication-relaxation family protein, translating into MSKTGKKQVVKVLQARDIEILRGLYEHRVLSTEQIMRRYVMSRWYTYKKLRILRNSRLISTHPISGYLANQSRQGSYHRISEIGISCLREQGVPVERRADELRVNIRRLPFLLSTNDVMIDLERYGWEMKDSRDVKEKLQLNRGANVQGMLTSPGGSNYLFYMFMHGVGMKNLMKTTKELSDFGNPNYILFAKSATSYSTIVQQLSTNISVIVKCQSLKIFPYTFAKYYLRLFEDENNVMKFLEDYEIYDLSFKTSSVSGSNKQYDGLERVVRHNGEEKYLVNLLDTDLVKIYNIKQYRREMYELDGRKVLVVTTPNTRDMHEQLLEEIHHVDYLEIDSGDLVDYLTSI; encoded by the coding sequence ATGTCGAAGACGGGCAAGAAACAGGTGGTGAAGGTTCTGCAGGCTCGTGATATTGAGATACTTCGTGGCCTGTACGAACATCGTGTGTTGAGTACGGAGCAGATCATGCGACGCTACGTAATGTCACGGTGGTATACGTATAAGAAATTAAGAATCTTGCGTAATTCAAGACTAATCAGCACACACCCGATAAGTGGGTATCTAGCGAATCAAAGTAGACAAGGTTCGTATCACCGAATTAGTGAAATAGGTATCTCCTGCTTAAGAGAGCAGGGGGTGCCTGTTGAGCGAAGAGCCGATGAATTGCGAGTGAATATCCGACGTTTGCCGTTTCTACTATCCACCAATGATGTGATGATTGATTTGGAAAGGTACGGATGGGAAATGAAGGACAGCAGGGATGTAAAAGAGAAATTACAGTTAAACCGCGGTGCCAATGTACAGGGTATGTTGACAAGTCCAGGCGGCTCGAATTACTTGTTCTACATGTTCATGCATGGAGTGGGGATGAAGAATCTGATGAAGACAACAAAGGAATTAAGCGATTTCGGAAATCCAAACTATATACTATTCGCTAAAAGTGCCACCAGTTACAGTACAATTGTTCAGCAACTCTCAACAAATATTTCCGTAATCGTTAAATGTCAAAGCTTGAAAATCTTCCCCTATACGTTTGCAAAATACTATTTACGCTTATTTGAAGATGAAAATAACGTCATGAAGTTTCTGGAAGACTACGAAATCTATGACCTGTCCTTTAAAACGTCTTCTGTAAGCGGAAGTAATAAGCAATACGATGGTTTGGAGCGTGTGGTTCGACATAATGGCGAAGAAAAGTATCTTGTGAATCTGCTCGACACGGATCTAGTTAAAATTTATAACATCAAACAGTACCGCAGAGAAATGTATGAATTGGACGGACGGAAAGTACTAGTGGTAACTACTCCAAATACACGGGATATGCATGAGCAGCTTTTAGAAGAGATTCATCATGTCGATTACCTTGAAATTGATTCCGGGGATCTTGTGGATTATCTGACATCAATCTAA
- a CDS encoding ATP-binding protein, which translates to MKIEFPVKHIENNLVFAHDGTVWAYYKIEGFNYDFLEDDEKIIPFQQQMSFLTNIGLDLHYLVVPNPTNITGILNATIDEMNMKDYPLRENGIQYIEQVKRALENERELNESSEYHHYIGIQLDPEKNKYASGNAGIGALTSVKKFIEGFSSPLYQAVGLYPDDILESQIKAFQSQSVSIESAISNSFGSRIHKVTTEELVYIIEKSFSTRNNNTDVQLRNSYEIGKAVEGIDMQGNKHKAIRNNKKEFFDVQNTNIKELGPKTLMLNRITDANEIESLYCQYLTIEYMDDVQHHPGSEWLYRIQLRMPFPLTVSIRAENQPNEIIKKKLSNAKLEFRDQRNEAQKGGQDLDMSVDISQSGTIQMENYFKQTGFPGFAVSFVFKVTAETEEQLKTRVGLLRNELSKYGLKIVAPYGEQVHFLLEAIPGSKKYHDDYKMEVAPGVLAGMMFGATTNIGDNRGFYIGHTSQFSKPVFIQPDLAAKAFDGLGNVVDSISVLVAGMTGRGKSFFMNLFIYLATLTGSKGLIIDPKGDRTGWDKGLPFIPKEFIEVWTLGSDPEDAGSLDPFRTSTSIEEAKDITMDILSYLANINLNEDAYNILSEAVEEVANENDPCIGRVLTYLNELYDRRPESMSNSRHEALERLRGTLETLKRNQLSMLLFGEVGQNFKVLEQDKPIQVLMIQNLNLPSSSEKNARNIHKISEAIMISITAWTKQYMFKGDRGTHKFILQDEASAIERSPIGAELMDFTVRMGRFYNTTLIKGSQNASDHGNDVANMGMKFSFGLRKTSEAEEMLDYLNLPQTNANIETLKALDRGEALFQDIYGRSAVVKINPVFVELLDAFDSSTSSEEEREREKDRVI; encoded by the coding sequence TTGATGAAATGAATATGAAAGATTATCCGTTAAGAGAAAATGGAATTCAGTATATAGAACAAGTCAAAAGGGCTTTAGAAAACGAACGCGAATTGAATGAGTCCAGTGAGTATCATCACTACATTGGTATTCAGTTAGATCCTGAGAAAAATAAATATGCTTCAGGTAACGCTGGTATAGGTGCCCTAACATCTGTTAAAAAGTTTATTGAAGGCTTCAGTTCACCATTATATCAAGCGGTAGGATTGTACCCCGATGACATTTTAGAAAGCCAAATCAAAGCTTTTCAAAGCCAATCAGTTTCAATCGAATCAGCAATATCGAATTCATTCGGTTCACGGATTCACAAAGTAACGACGGAAGAATTAGTATATATAATTGAGAAAAGTTTCAGCACGAGAAATAACAATACAGACGTTCAGCTTCGTAATTCTTATGAAATTGGTAAAGCTGTTGAAGGGATTGATATGCAAGGAAATAAACATAAAGCGATTCGCAATAATAAAAAGGAATTCTTTGATGTACAAAATACGAATATCAAAGAACTTGGCCCGAAAACATTGATGTTGAATCGAATTACTGATGCCAACGAAATTGAAAGTCTCTACTGCCAATACTTAACGATTGAATATATGGATGATGTTCAACATCATCCCGGCAGTGAATGGCTCTACAGGATTCAATTGCGTATGCCTTTCCCGTTAACCGTTTCGATTCGTGCGGAAAATCAACCAAATGAAATAATTAAAAAGAAATTAAGTAATGCAAAACTGGAATTCAGAGACCAACGTAATGAAGCACAAAAGGGTGGTCAAGATCTAGATATGAGTGTCGATATTTCACAAAGTGGGACGATTCAAATGGAAAACTATTTTAAACAAACAGGATTTCCTGGGTTTGCTGTTTCGTTCGTCTTTAAGGTAACTGCTGAAACCGAAGAACAATTAAAGACAAGAGTTGGATTGCTGCGAAATGAATTATCAAAGTACGGCTTAAAAATTGTCGCCCCTTATGGTGAGCAAGTTCATTTCTTATTGGAAGCTATTCCAGGTTCGAAAAAGTATCACGATGATTATAAGATGGAGGTTGCCCCTGGTGTGTTAGCTGGAATGATGTTCGGTGCTACAACAAACATTGGAGATAATCGAGGGTTTTATATCGGTCATACTTCGCAGTTTTCTAAGCCGGTCTTTATCCAGCCTGATTTAGCAGCCAAAGCATTTGATGGGCTTGGTAACGTAGTAGATTCAATTTCAGTTCTAGTTGCAGGAATGACGGGACGAGGAAAATCCTTCTTCATGAATCTGTTTATTTATCTTGCGACACTTACCGGCTCCAAAGGGTTAATCATAGACCCTAAAGGAGATAGAACAGGATGGGATAAGGGACTTCCGTTTATTCCGAAAGAATTCATAGAAGTTTGGACACTTGGTTCTGATCCAGAAGATGCCGGTTCACTTGACCCATTTAGAACAAGTACAAGCATCGAAGAAGCCAAAGATATTACGATGGATATACTTTCGTATCTGGCCAACATTAATTTGAATGAAGATGCGTACAACATTTTGAGCGAAGCAGTTGAAGAAGTGGCAAATGAAAATGACCCGTGTATTGGTAGAGTTCTGACCTATTTAAACGAGCTGTATGATCGTCGGCCAGAAAGCATGTCGAATAGTCGCCATGAAGCATTGGAGCGGTTGAGAGGTACGCTAGAGACATTGAAACGTAATCAACTATCCATGTTGCTGTTCGGGGAAGTGGGCCAAAACTTTAAAGTGCTGGAACAGGACAAACCGATTCAGGTACTCATGATTCAGAACCTTAACTTACCCTCGTCCAGTGAGAAGAACGCAAGAAATATTCACAAGATATCAGAAGCAATTATGATTTCAATCACTGCATGGACAAAACAGTATATGTTTAAGGGTGATAGGGGCACACATAAGTTCATTCTCCAAGACGAAGCAAGTGCAATTGAACGAAGCCCAATTGGGGCTGAATTAATGGACTTCACCGTGCGAATGGGCCGTTTCTATAATACGACACTGATAAAGGGCTCACAAAATGCCTCTGACCATGGGAATGATGTTGCAAATATGGGGATGAAATTTAGTTTCGGTTTGCGAAAAACGAGTGAAGCTGAAGAAATGTTAGATTACCTGAATCTTCCACAGACGAATGCAAATATTGAAACGTTAAAAGCATTGGATCGAGGCGAAGCGTTATTCCAAGATATTTACGGTCGTTCTGCAGTCGTTAAAATTAATCCAGTGTTCGTTGAATTATTAGATGCCTTTGATTCTTCCACGTCATCAGAGGAGGAAAGGGAGCGTGAAAAAGATAGAGTAATATGA
- a CDS encoding peptidoglycan DD-metalloendopeptidase family protein, which translates to MKKLLWIVPVIASPVLLLIFSLLALLLFFGIFVIFTEEDDEQMNFGGGAICRADGEISETVFFSQFNDAGKFTGKGQVFIDVAEEYGIDPVLMSAVAFHETGFGTSAAVILKNNPGGLMDPATGSKYLYSFATIEDGLSAMGNTLHNRIIKDGLTTIADLGSVYAPIGADNDPTGLNKHWVPTVTKLVAQFGGLTMNCEVNVIGEWMLPVLNELHVTSPFGYRVHPVHGDVRLHTGVDLACANDDPILSAQSGNVIFASGTGWSNGYGLHVIVNHGEVTTLYAHLNSTKVKINDVVSQGDVLGTCGSTGTSTGNHLHFEIIRAGGKEDPMPYLTEYTTVSE; encoded by the coding sequence ATGAAAAAGTTGTTGTGGATTGTACCGGTTATAGCCAGCCCGGTTTTACTATTAATATTTTCACTCCTCGCCCTTCTTCTTTTCTTTGGGATATTTGTAATTTTTACAGAAGAAGACGATGAACAGATGAACTTTGGCGGTGGTGCAATATGTCGTGCGGATGGTGAAATTAGTGAAACTGTATTCTTCTCGCAATTTAATGATGCTGGTAAATTTACAGGTAAAGGGCAAGTGTTTATCGATGTTGCAGAAGAGTATGGCATAGATCCGGTATTGATGTCAGCGGTCGCATTTCATGAAACAGGATTCGGAACATCGGCGGCGGTTATTTTAAAAAACAATCCCGGCGGTTTGATGGACCCTGCAACAGGAAGTAAGTATTTATATTCATTTGCAACAATTGAAGATGGTTTAAGTGCAATGGGGAATACGCTACACAATCGAATTATCAAAGATGGATTAACAACGATAGCTGATTTAGGCAGTGTGTATGCGCCAATTGGAGCAGACAATGATCCAACTGGTTTAAATAAACACTGGGTTCCGACTGTAACCAAACTGGTCGCTCAATTCGGCGGTTTAACGATGAATTGTGAAGTTAATGTCATAGGCGAGTGGATGTTGCCTGTATTAAATGAATTACATGTTACGAGTCCGTTTGGTTATCGTGTACATCCCGTCCATGGCGATGTAAGACTGCATACTGGTGTAGACCTTGCCTGTGCAAATGACGATCCTATCCTTTCAGCTCAAAGTGGCAATGTTATTTTTGCTTCTGGAACTGGTTGGTCAAATGGGTACGGACTACATGTAATTGTCAATCATGGCGAAGTCACCACTTTGTATGCCCATTTAAATTCCACGAAAGTAAAAATAAACGATGTGGTTTCTCAAGGGGATGTGCTCGGTACATGTGGTTCAACTGGAACATCAACCGGAAATCATCTACATTTTGAAATAATTCGCGCCGGTGGAAAAGAAGATCCGATGCCGTATTTAACGGAATATACGACTGTTAGTGAGTAA
- a CDS encoding CD3337/EF1877 family mobilome membrane protein, whose protein sequence is MNSNYKRIFLLFMMIFLFFGMGLSHLGFADDGEETKKMTDIMDIITDQYGEFKEGGKSYYHLDAVSDKDVESYDDGEKFWADTYDKLFGWADVKENVGNKLSEMVNLVNNIVFDINIFLSYTMLVMYDLAYTADFTGKIIMELEKLMSNLTGISGGKFSIGNGLFGNLVKLIAIITGMYALYVFIVKRAFFDSFSSVFQTIIAMTIAILMFANYTTLLTGANKITTELSGFVVSLPSQSGDSDLVVDDPRTKMKDSIWGMFVDRPYLYMQYGTHDVETLGGGDRDEGVKRVKHILKEPVGEDRLTKVIEEEASNSGKGNNMMKYSAVNSRLAFSFFYMVINGLVSLPIYLLSLCLILFQFWFMVIAALAPFALLIGAIPGQFNVLKRYFIELGIPLALKIFVSFIALIVFVISDIIYAGDFKSISGGSNPFYSYVGAATFNLLLFGTIFILRNRIKDIFSSGSNAIRDLRESSGTFTAPFKKGVQNVATVGGAAAGAVVGGPAGALTGAAIGGSVGKVATGEGGISDVAGSAMKAQHLAHLSKMTKSQQAAKLSVTDKGRLDSFFDDKNLTPEMKVETMEALEKEGVTNLSDEELNEQFEKISSKGDLNDNFAQIFAKGISDDRRSNVIEKEKNLLFAGREQKREQTKAILSDKGIPSEMVDETMTALDQQGLHDVSPKELHTQHDKLMEQGDLNDDYATTFAKGISDERKSIQLQKEKQDVYGEVEYELHLNKSMVTNELANKGVPPEMINQALDTLNQRGLNNVSPGEMNRHFDLVVEQAEKGEWKNGFADTFASNIENERRAIELEKERKAILEGNNLKSFDKFIQ, encoded by the coding sequence ATGAATTCAAATTACAAAAGAATATTTCTTTTATTTATGATGATATTTCTGTTCTTCGGTATGGGTCTATCTCATTTGGGATTTGCAGACGATGGCGAAGAAACGAAAAAAATGACCGATATTATGGATATAATTACAGACCAATACGGTGAGTTTAAAGAGGGAGGGAAATCCTATTATCATTTAGATGCAGTTTCGGATAAAGATGTAGAGTCTTACGATGATGGAGAGAAGTTTTGGGCGGACACATACGATAAATTATTTGGATGGGCTGATGTTAAAGAAAATGTTGGAAACAAATTGAGCGAAATGGTCAATTTGGTCAACAATATTGTCTTTGATATTAATATATTTTTATCCTATACCATGTTGGTTATGTATGACTTAGCTTATACTGCTGATTTTACTGGAAAGATTATAATGGAACTTGAAAAACTAATGTCTAATCTCACTGGTATTTCAGGAGGTAAATTTAGTATAGGAAACGGCCTTTTTGGAAACCTCGTAAAATTAATAGCGATTATTACTGGTATGTATGCTTTGTACGTTTTTATAGTAAAACGTGCTTTTTTTGATTCCTTTTCTTCGGTATTCCAAACAATTATTGCAATGACAATAGCAATTCTAATGTTTGCTAATTACACGACACTTTTAACAGGTGCTAATAAAATAACAACAGAATTAAGTGGATTTGTTGTTAGTCTTCCAAGTCAAAGCGGTGATTCTGATTTAGTTGTAGATGATCCAAGAACGAAAATGAAGGATAGTATTTGGGGAATGTTTGTAGATAGACCTTACTTATATATGCAATACGGCACACACGACGTGGAAACACTTGGGGGTGGGGACAGAGATGAAGGTGTAAAACGAGTTAAACATATATTAAAAGAACCTGTTGGAGAAGATAGACTAACCAAGGTGATAGAAGAGGAAGCATCAAATAGCGGTAAAGGAAACAACATGATGAAATACTCTGCGGTGAATAGTCGACTGGCTTTCTCTTTTTTCTACATGGTTATTAATGGGCTTGTGTCACTTCCCATATATTTATTGTCGCTTTGTTTAATTCTATTCCAGTTCTGGTTTATGGTCATTGCGGCTCTAGCACCATTTGCCTTACTGATTGGTGCAATTCCGGGACAATTTAATGTCTTAAAAAGATATTTCATTGAGTTGGGTATTCCATTAGCTTTGAAGATATTTGTTTCATTCATAGCGTTAATTGTATTTGTAATTTCGGATATTATTTACGCTGGAGATTTTAAGTCAATAAGTGGGGGCTCTAATCCGTTTTATAGTTACGTGGGTGCAGCAACGTTCAATCTATTATTATTCGGAACAATTTTCATCCTACGGAACAGAATCAAAGATATATTCTCGTCCGGATCAAATGCAATTCGTGACCTAAGAGAAAGTTCAGGGACGTTTACAGCACCATTCAAAAAAGGTGTACAAAATGTTGCTACGGTTGGTGGTGCTGCTGCGGGTGCTGTAGTAGGAGGTCCTGCTGGTGCTTTGACAGGTGCTGCAATTGGCGGGTCCGTTGGTAAGGTCGCAACAGGAGAAGGTGGCATTAGTGACGTTGCTGGCTCTGCAATGAAAGCCCAACATCTTGCCCACTTGAGTAAGATGACAAAATCACAACAAGCCGCAAAGCTATCTGTTACTGATAAAGGTAGGTTAGACAGCTTTTTTGATGACAAAAATCTAACTCCTGAAATGAAGGTGGAGACGATGGAAGCACTCGAAAAAGAAGGTGTAACTAATTTAAGTGATGAAGAACTGAATGAGCAATTCGAGAAAATTAGTAGTAAAGGTGATTTGAATGATAACTTTGCTCAAATATTTGCTAAAGGTATTTCAGATGACCGAAGAAGCAATGTAATCGAAAAAGAAAAGAATTTATTGTTTGCTGGAAGAGAACAAAAACGTGAACAAACAAAAGCGATTCTGTCTGACAAAGGAATCCCATCAGAAATGGTTGATGAAACGATGACTGCATTAGATCAACAAGGATTGCACGATGTAAGTCCGAAAGAATTGCATACTCAACACGACAAATTGATGGAGCAAGGCGACTTGAATGATGATTACGCTACAACATTTGCAAAAGGAATTTCGGATGAAAGAAAATCTATTCAATTACAGAAGGAGAAGCAAGATGTATACGGTGAAGTGGAATATGAACTTCATTTGAATAAATCAATGGTGACAAATGAGCTTGCGAATAAAGGGGTGCCACCTGAGATGATTAATCAAGCCCTAGATACATTAAACCAGCGTGGTTTAAACAATGTCAGTCCAGGTGAAATGAACAGACATTTTGATCTAGTAGTTGAACAAGCTGAGAAAGGAGAATGGAAAAACGGTTTCGCTGACACGTTTGCTAGCAACATTGAAAATGAAAGAAGAGCAATCGAATTGGAAAAAGAAAGAAAAGCAATTTTGGAAGGAAATAATCTAAAATCGTTTGACAAGTTTATACAGTAG
- a CDS encoding type IV secretory system conjugative DNA transfer family protein, whose protein sequence is MGMPIVWQGSDCFTHMLAVGPTRCGKTATILKPMIYQLLLQKKRGVPLGISVVEPKGDVAAMVNEMCLEMGIPCTHVDPDKPDSARFNPMEGDTDTVAEATVVVLKGLFGKQDAFFATVQELSARNVTKLLKELHGNNMDIIDVMNTLRDQNVLQQKVSELKHRDGMTDLVHFFEAELLGSMREKYQQFVIGLRAQLENIVSNEALRTIMTGRSDVNIDEHLETGGVLAVNTALGKLRKAGDAFGQFMIMHLQNGTFRRPGTEDTRIPHFLIVDEYSRYINPDVEIFLSLAAEYRVAGIFATQSLGQLEIESGSLGPKAMKQAILTSCRNKICFGGISAQDAQDFADEFGKDKVIMRQSTYKNRILLPRLFPDSYRDTEDEEYRFDPTDLMDGIPKFNFVHKLLQDGSPQKPALAKGQFVPRNWKELREWEDGTSFKKLKKNSLLKRFQKRKKKEQVAGLEQAKQMEAESLTEPITQPEIETLNSFVANPNKKTSSVSEQNETKQEAEKKHVPEQKKKSKKPIKPIVQQSQAVVEQSLGTKIKPKETNNVVRSNDGFWD, encoded by the coding sequence ATGGGGATGCCAATTGTATGGCAAGGAAGCGACTGTTTTACACACATGCTTGCCGTAGGTCCTACACGTTGCGGAAAGACAGCAACGATATTGAAACCGATGATATACCAATTACTGCTCCAAAAGAAACGTGGAGTCCCTTTAGGCATATCTGTTGTAGAACCCAAAGGCGATGTGGCAGCGATGGTAAATGAAATGTGTTTAGAAATGGGTATTCCGTGTACTCACGTTGATCCCGATAAACCAGATTCAGCAAGATTCAATCCAATGGAAGGTGACACGGATACAGTAGCGGAAGCAACAGTCGTTGTATTAAAAGGTTTGTTCGGAAAGCAAGATGCGTTTTTCGCTACTGTTCAGGAACTTTCGGCACGTAACGTTACGAAGCTACTCAAAGAACTACACGGCAACAACATGGATATTATCGATGTGATGAATACGCTTCGTGATCAAAATGTCTTACAGCAGAAAGTATCCGAACTAAAGCATAGAGATGGCATGACGGACTTGGTCCATTTCTTCGAAGCGGAACTACTTGGTAGTATGCGTGAGAAATATCAGCAATTCGTTATTGGTCTTAGAGCGCAACTCGAAAACATCGTTAGTAATGAGGCCTTGCGAACAATCATGACTGGTAGAAGTGATGTGAACATTGATGAACATCTGGAAACGGGCGGTGTTCTCGCGGTCAATACGGCTCTTGGAAAGTTGCGTAAAGCAGGGGATGCCTTCGGCCAATTCATGATTATGCACTTACAAAACGGTACATTCAGGAGACCAGGAACAGAGGATACACGGATTCCACATTTTTTGATAGTCGATGAATACAGCCGTTACATTAATCCAGATGTAGAGATTTTCTTATCACTCGCTGCCGAATATCGGGTAGCGGGCATTTTTGCGACGCAATCTCTTGGCCAACTTGAAATCGAATCGGGTAGTCTTGGTCCAAAGGCGATGAAACAAGCGATTCTTACATCATGTCGAAACAAAATCTGTTTTGGCGGCATATCCGCACAGGATGCACAAGATTTTGCGGATGAATTTGGTAAAGATAAAGTCATTATGCGGCAAAGCACGTATAAGAATCGAATATTGTTGCCACGGCTATTTCCAGATTCCTATCGGGACACAGAGGATGAAGAATACCGTTTTGATCCTACGGATTTAATGGACGGCATACCGAAATTTAACTTTGTCCATAAACTCCTGCAAGATGGGTCACCACAGAAGCCTGCATTGGCAAAAGGTCAGTTTGTCCCTCGTAATTGGAAAGAGTTGAGGGAATGGGAAGATGGAACGTCTTTTAAAAAGTTGAAGAAGAATAGTCTGCTCAAACGTTTTCAAAAGCGAAAGAAAAAAGAACAGGTTGCCGGGCTTGAACAGGCTAAACAAATGGAGGCTGAGTCACTAACTGAACCAATTACCCAGCCCGAAATCGAAACGTTAAATTCTTTTGTAGCAAATCCTAATAAAAAGACATCGAGTGTTTCTGAGCAAAATGAAACAAAACAGGAAGCGGAAAAGAAACATGTTCCTGAACAGAAAAAGAAATCAAAGAAGCCGATAAAGCCCATCGTTCAACAATCACAAGCAGTGGTTGAACAGTCATTAGGTACAAAAATAAAACCAAAAGAAACGAACAATGTAGTGAGGTCCAATGACGGATTTTGGGATTAG
- a CDS encoding S1 RNA-binding domain-containing protein gives MKWRDFKMTENNMQVLIEGFDPSKVQEVNNFDKDWKEVYSAYQNNSILQAPIIGIEKLLDKPCAVVGVGNIRGFIPLEFTGADNLRQLRAMTGQSVAFKVLNYDREAEVFTGSRTAALDHMASITLKKIDVDDEIIAVVRSVSPSLVRADIGGIEVKIPLEEIKYGWIDDLTEEVKQGDHLKVKVLEIDQDEKKVIVSAKATQENPWLRSIGRYSSGNEYVGTVSGVREYGVFVNLEAGVDSLARHLKFQNVKRGDRVLVRVLETDAKKEQIRTRITRVL, from the coding sequence ATGAAATGGAGAGATTTTAAAATGACTGAAAACAACATGCAAGTTCTAATTGAAGGTTTTGATCCATCAAAAGTACAAGAGGTAAATAATTTTGATAAGGATTGGAAAGAGGTATATAGTGCTTATCAAAACAATTCAATCTTACAAGCGCCAATCATCGGGATTGAAAAGCTGCTTGATAAGCCATGTGCGGTTGTCGGTGTTGGAAACATTCGTGGGTTCATTCCTTTGGAGTTTACAGGTGCCGATAACTTACGTCAGCTTCGTGCCATGACAGGTCAGTCAGTTGCGTTCAAAGTATTGAATTATGACCGGGAAGCAGAAGTATTTACTGGTTCACGTACAGCTGCTTTGGATCACATGGCATCTATCACACTAAAGAAAATTGATGTAGATGATGAAATCATTGCTGTTGTCCGCAGTGTCAGCCCCTCACTTGTTCGGGCAGATATCGGTGGAATCGAAGTTAAAATTCCGCTAGAGGAAATCAAATATGGTTGGATTGACGATTTAACAGAAGAAGTTAAACAAGGCGATCACCTGAAAGTGAAAGTTTTAGAGATTGATCAAGACGAGAAAAAAGTTATCGTAAGTGCAAAGGCGACACAAGAGAACCCGTGGTTGCGTTCGATTGGTCGATACTCTTCTGGGAATGAATACGTCGGTACAGTTTCGGGTGTGCGTGAATATGGAGTCTTCGTCAATCTAGAAGCCGGTGTCGATTCATTGGCCCGTCACTTGAAGTTTCAAAACGTAAAAAGAGGAGACCGGGTATTGGTCCGAGTGTTAGAAACGGATGCTAAAAAGGAGCAGATTCGTACACGTATTACTCGTGTACTGTAA